The following proteins are encoded in a genomic region of Glycine max cultivar Williams 82 chromosome 18, Glycine_max_v4.0, whole genome shotgun sequence:
- the LOC100306108 gene encoding uncharacterized protein LOC100306108: MAETKLSSFKDKRWSLHGMTALVTGGTRGIGYAIAEELAEFGAAVHICARKQQDIDKCLEEWNKKGLPITGSACDVLSRDQRENLMKNVASIFNGKLNILINNAGTTTPKNLIDYTAEDVTTIMETNFGSSYHLCQLAHPLLKASGYGSIVFISSIAGLKALPYSSVYASSKGAMNQFTKNIALEWAKDNIRANAVAPGTVKTVLLDSIMKAAAEADKAVEYIVSQTPVGRLGDPEDISPLVAFLCLPAASYITGQIITADGGYII; the protein is encoded by the exons ATGGCAGAAACAAAGTTGAGCTCCTTCAAAGACAAAAGATGGTCACTCCATGGCATGACAGCTCTAGTGACAGGAGGCACACGAGGCATAGG GTACGCAATAGCTGAAGAGTTAGCAGAATTTGGGGCAGCTGTGCATATTTGTGCACGTAAACAACAAGATATTGATAAATGTTTAGAAGAATGGAATAAGAAAGGACTTCCCATAACAGGGTCGGCATGTGATGTACTATCTCGTGACCAACgtgaaaatttaatgaaaaatgttgCTTCAATCTTTAACGGGAAGCTCAACATTCTG ATAAACAATGCTGGAACAACTACACCTAAGAATCTCATAGATTATACTGCAGAAGATGTAACGACAATAATGGAAACTAATTTTGGGTCTAGTTACCACTTATGTCAACTAGCACATCCACTTCTAAAAGCATCTGGATATGGGAGCATAGTGTTTATATCCTCCATTGCAGGTCTGAAAGCTTTGCCTTACAGTTCTGTGTATGCATCCTCTAAAG gAGCTATGAATCAATTCACTAAGAACATAGCATTGGAATGGGCAAAGGATAATATTCGCGCAAATGCTGTGGCACCGGGGACTGTTAAGACTGTACTTCTGGATTCTATCATG AAAGCTGCTGCTGAAGCTGATAAAGCCGTTGAGTATATAGTGTCTCAAACACCAGTTGGTAGACTTGGAGATCCCGAGGACATATCACCACTGGTTGCTTTCCTTTGCCTTCCAGCTGCTTCATACATCACTGGCCAGATTATTACTGCGGATGGGGGTTACATAATTTAA